A window of Stenotrophomonas indicatrix genomic DNA:
GAGCAGCACCAGTTTGGCCGGATGCCCGCGCAGGATGTCGCGTTCCAGGTTGGCCGGGATAAGCACGATGCCTTCGGCATGGCCGGCCTCCAGCTGTGCGCGAGCTTCCTGCAGGTCGGCCGGTTGCCCGACCACATGGGCCACGCGCAGCGAATCGAGCTTGCGCAGCAGCTCGCGGCTGGTCGCGCTGTGGTCTTCATCGACGACCAGCACGGGCAGGTTGCCGGCCACCTGGTGGCGATAGGCGGCGGGGTAGAAGAACGAGTACAGAATCACCGCGCCGACCATCACCACGATCGCGTAGCGATCGCAGAGCACGGCCAACAGGGTCTGTCGCAGGCTGTGCCAGATCCGGCTCATGCGCCTGCCCCGGCCGGTTGCGCGGCCTGCGGCGTGCGCGCGAACGCCAGCAGGCGCCAGCCGCCGATGCCGCCAGCCACCACGATCATCAGCAGCAGCGTGGCCAGCGGCCATAGCGACACCGCCAACGGCGAGCCGATGAACTGCTGCTGGGTCTGCAGCTTGATGTAGGCGCTGAGCGGCAGCAGCAGGTGCCAGACGCGGGTGAACAACGGTGCGTCGATCACCGGGAACGTGGCGCTGGAGAACGCCAGCGCCGTGCCGATGCTCAGGCCCACGGCGGACAGGGCCGTGCCCATGTCGCGGGTAACGCCAACGAAGAACAGGGCATAGGCCGCGGTGGCCAGGTAGAACAGCGGCTGTGCGAGCAGCAGCAGAAGCACGCTGCCAGCGATGCCGTCGCCACGCAGCCAGGCCAGGTAGGCCGCGCCCAGCGCGCCGTACAACGAGAACAGCAGCACGTAGGGCAGCACCTTGCCTGCAATGGCCGACCATGGTGCATGGCCCAGCCAGGCGGGCAGGGTACCGTCGCGGATCTCACGGCCGAGGCTGCCGGCCACGGCCAGCGCCAGTACCAGCGACAGTACCGCCGGGAAGATCAGTGGCAGCAGGAACAGCTCGTAGCTGCGCGCCGGATTGAACAGGATGTCCGACTGCACCGCGATGGGTGCGGCACGCAGCTTGCCCGGCCCGACCTGCAGGCCGATGCGTTCGCGCAGCAACCGCGCGTTCCACGCAGAGACCGCGTCGCCGATATCCCGCGCGGCGGACTGGCCGGTGGTCATGTAGGTGGCGTTGTAATAGGAAAACACCGTGCCCTGCCGGCCGCGCAGCGCCTGGCGGGTCACATCGCGCGGCACCAGCACCACCGCGAACACCTCCAGCCGACGCAGCTGCGCGCGCGCCTCATCCATATCGACCGGTTGGCTTGCGATGCGCACGCCGGGGCTGGCGTCGAGCATGCGCAGCAGCAGGCGGCTGTCGCTGCTGTGGTCAAGGTCGACCACGGCAATCGGCACATCGCGCATCACCGATGCGGAGAACATCCAGGCCATCACCACCAGCATCAACAGTGGCAGCACGGTGACCAGCGCCAGGTCCGCACGGCTGCTGCGCAACCGGCGCAGTTCGCGCTGCCATGAGCTGCCGAAGCTGCTGCGGCTGGTGTTCAGTGCTGCGGCCATGCGAACAGCACGCTCATGCCGGGGCGGAAGCCCTCGATGCGGCGTACCGGGCGCACGCGCACTTCGAAGCTGCGCACGTCATAGCCCGATGACTGGCGGGTCGTGCGCCAGGTGGCGTAGTCGCCTGCGGGATTGATGAAGTAGACCTCGAACTCACCGTCCTTGCCGAGTGCCGGCACGCTGCCCTGCAGCTTGCTGCCGACCTTCAGGCCCTGCATCTGCGATTCGCGCAGGTTCATCGACACCCACATGCGGTCGATGTCGACCAGAGTGAACACCGGGTAGCCGGCTGGTACCAGTTCGCCCGGGTCGGCCATGCGCTTGTTGATCTCGCCGGCCACCGGCGCGCGGCCTTCCACTTCAACGCGCGCGGCGTTGACTTCCGCCACCGCGCCCTGGGCCTGCTGCACCTGGCCCTGCGCGGCACGCTTGTCCTGTTCGCGCGCGCCGGTCAACGCCATGTCGTACTGGGCGCGTGCGGCGCGGGCCAGTTCGCGCGAGCTGGTGGCCTGGGCCGCCGCTTCATCGCGCTTCTGCCGGGTCATCACCCCTTCGTTGAACAGGTTCTGCACGCGCCGGTAGGTGGCATCGGCAAGCGTGGCACCGGCCTCGGCGCGCTTCCAGTTGGCTTCGGCTGCGCGGATGTCTTCGCTGCGTGCGCCTTCGGCAGCCTTGTCGGCCACCGCCTGCGCCGCAGCCAGTGCGCCGTGCGCCTGCTGTTCCTTGGCTGCCACTTCGGGGCTGTCGAGCAGGAACAGCACCTGCCCGGCCTGCACGCGATCGCCCTCGCGGACCTTCAGTTCGGCCACGCGCGCGGTGATCTTGGCGGACACGTTGAGGGTGTCGGCGTCGGCCATGCCCTGGATCTGGTCGGCGGGGCTGCGCCAGGCCAGCCACAGGCCCAGCGCCACCGCCACCAGCAGCACCACCAGCAGAATCGGCCCCAGCCGGCGCTTGCCCGGGGGCGTCGTTGCTTCGTCGTGCAACACATCACTCATGATCAATTACCTCGTCTGCACGCCGCCGATGGTCTTCGAAGCGGTCCATCTGTCCACTCACCTCGAGCAGTTGTGCCAAGGCGATATCGTATTGGTAGGCGGCCTGCGCACGTTCGACGCGGGCACCGCCAAGACCGAGCCGTGCGTCGATCACGTCCAGCGAGGTGGCCTGGCCTTCGCGGAAGGCCAGCTCCTGCAGGCGCAGGTTCTCGTCGGCCTGGACGATGCTGCTGTCCAGCAGCACGAACTGCTGGCGTGCGGTTTCCAGCTCGTTCCAGGCCTTGCGCACACCCAGCGCGACCTGGTTCTCGGCCTCGCGCAGGCCGGCCTCAGCCTGTTCCTGCTGCGCGCGTGCCGCACTTATCTGTGCCGGCCGTGAGTTCGGCGACAGGAAGGTGTACTTCAGGCCGATGCCGAACGCCCAGTCCGGATCGGTCAGCATTTCGTCGCGGCGGCGGAAGTCGTACTGGCCGAACAGGAATACCGTTGGCTTCAGCTTGGCCTGCTGCACGCGCACGCCCTGTTCGGCCTGCGCCACGATCGCCCGCAGGCGGGCGATCTGCGGCTGCCGTGCCTGCGCGGTACGCTCGAAGGTGGCGACCGGTTCCAGCGGCGCGCGCTGCACGAACAGCGGCGACAGCGGCTGCACATCGCCGCCACTGCGCAACAGCGTGGCCAGCGCAGCCTTCAGCGTGGCCAGATCATTGAGCGTCTTCTGATACTCGCGCTCGGCCTTGTCGCGGGCGACGGTGGCCTGCAGGCGCTGCGCACGCGTGGCGAAGCCTTCGCGTTCCAGTTTCTCGGCATCGGACAGGTGGCGGTTCAAGCCATCGCGCACGTCGCGGCGCACGACCACTGCCTGTTCGGCCAAGCGCTGACCGAAGTAGGCCTGGGCCAGTTGCACGGTCAGCGACTGCCGCTGCGCTTCGCGCTCGGCGCTGGCCTGTTCGCTGGCCGCGCCGGCAGCACGCTGCGCGGCCGGGATCAGGCCGCCGGTGTACAGCGGCAGCACCGCAGTGACCACCGGCCGTGTGCGCCAGTCGCGCTCGGTGAACGACAGCGGTGAGTCGATGCCAAAGGCTTCGGCCACCGGCGCCAGCGAGCCCAGCGGCAGGGTCAGGGTCTTCTGGAACTGCAGCCGCCGCACTTCGCCGGTGATCTCCGGCAGGCGCAGCAGGCGGGTGGCCTCGTGCAGGTCTTCCTTGTTGCGCACGCCGGCATCAGCAGCGGCCAGCGCGTCGGAGACCTGTTCCAGACGCTGCCGCGCCTGTTCCCATTCCAGTGCAGGAGGCGCGCTGGTCTGTGCCGCTGCAGCCAGCGGCAGGCTGGCCAGCAAGGCCAGGCCGGCAGCGCCGAGCGCGCGATGCATCCTTGTCCGTGGGCAGCTCAGGCGCATGCCGTTCCTGTAGTGAAGAAGTGGGCAAACGGTAGTGGTCCGCGCGTGAAGCCGGGGTCTGCGGTGGTCTGGATCATGCTCTTTTCAACGTAGGGTATTGCCCGCGGCGGTACGCAGCGCGTGGGTGATGTGTTGCAACGTGCTCGAACGCACGGCGGCATGCTGCCAGAACAAGGGTACGTCGAGCCAGCGACGCGGTTCCAGCACCACTATCTGTCCGGCCTCTGCCGCTGGCGTGACCAGGGCCTCCGGTGCCAGGCACCAGCCAAGCCCACGCGCGGCAGCATCGACGAAGCCGGTGGAGGAGGGCAGGTAGTGTACGGGCGGTTGCATTCGCGCGCGGGTGAGCCTGCGCAGGAAACGCCATTGCAGTTCATCCTTGCGGTTGAACACGATCATCGGCGCCGAGGCCAATGCTTCGGCCTGCATGCCCGCGCTGAAGTGGCGGCGCGCAAATGCCGGTGAGGCGATGGCGCGGTAGCGCATCGCGCCCAGCGAATGCACGTTGCAGCCCTTCAGCGGCCTGCGTTCGGCGGTGACCGCGCCAAGCACGCTGCCAGTGCGCAGCAGTTCCAGGGTGTGGTCCTGGTCGTCCATGCGCAGGTCGAACAGGTAGCCGTGGCGCTGGTGCAGCTCGGCGATGGCGGCGACGAACCAGGTGTCCAGCGAATCGTCGTTGACCGCCAGCGGAATCGGCGTACGGGTGGCATCGCTGCCGCGTTCCGGCAGCAGTTCGGCAAGCGCTTCAGCCTGCAGTGCCTGCATCGGCCGCACCCGCCGCAGCAGCACTTCGCCGGCAGCGGTAGGCCGGCACGGGGCCTGGCGCACCACCAGCACCTGGCCCAGCCGGTCCTCAAGCGCCTTGATCCGTTGCGACAACGCCGACGGGCTGATCGACAGGCGGCGTGCGGCGGCCTCGAAGCTGCCTTCTTCGAGCACGGCGGTGAAGGCGCTCAACTGCGGATGTACCAGGTCCACGCGGTGCCTCTTCAGTTTTTCTGCACAGGATAAAGAAAAACCAGCTGGCCTTAACGAGCCCGTTGGTCGCACCCTGCGCCTCTTTTCAAGGTGGAGAGCGTCGGATGTGGATTGCTGCGGCATTGGCCGGCCTGTTTTCAGGTGCCGGCCTGATCATCGCCATCGGCGCGCAGAACGCCTTCGTGCTGCGGCAGGGGCTGCAGCGCCGCTACGTGGGCATGGTGGTGCTGGCCTGCATGGGCGCGGACATCGCGCTGATCCTGGCCGGGGTGGGCGGCATGGGGGCGCTGGTGCTGCAGTGGCCGTTGCTGTTGCAGGTGCTGCGCTTCGGCGGGGCCGCTTTCCTGCTGTGCTATGGGCTGCAGGCCGGGCTGCGCGCGTGGCGCGGTGGCAGCGCGCTGGCCGCGGCCGATGCCAGTGGTGGCAGCCGGCGGCAGGTGCTGCTGGCCTGCCTGGCGTTCACCCTGCTCAACCCGCACGTGTACCTGGATACGATGGTGCTGCTGGGCAGCCTGTCCACGCGCTACCCGGGTGACCTGCGTTGGGTGTTCGCAGCGGGCGCCTGCGTGGCCAGCGTGCTCTGGTTCTGCGGGCTGGGGTTCGGCGCTCGGTTGCTGCAGCCGGTGTTCCGCAACGCGGCAGCATGGCGGTTGCTGGATGCTGGCGTGGCGGCCTTCATGCTGTGCCTTGCGCTGCTGTTGCTGCTGCGCCCGCTCTAGGCCGCATCCACCGCGCACAACGGGGTTTCACCAGGGCGCAGGGTCAGCACGCGCACGCCGTTGCCGGTTACTGCCACCGTGTGCTCGAACTGCGCCGACAGCTTGCCGTCGCGGGTGTACACCGGCCAT
This region includes:
- a CDS encoding ABC transporter permease, which produces MAAALNTSRSSFGSSWQRELRRLRSSRADLALVTVLPLLMLVVMAWMFSASVMRDVPIAVVDLDHSSDSRLLLRMLDASPGVRIASQPVDMDEARAQLRRLEVFAVVLVPRDVTRQALRGRQGTVFSYYNATYMTTGQSAARDIGDAVSAWNARLLRERIGLQVGPGKLRAAPIAVQSDILFNPARSYELFLLPLIFPAVLSLVLALAVAGSLGREIRDGTLPAWLGHAPWSAIAGKVLPYVLLFSLYGALGAAYLAWLRGDGIAGSVLLLLLAQPLFYLATAAYALFFVGVTRDMGTALSAVGLSIGTALAFSSATFPVIDAPLFTRVWHLLLPLSAYIKLQTQQQFIGSPLAVSLWPLATLLLMIVVAGGIGGWRLLAFARTPQAAQPAGAGA
- a CDS encoding HlyD family secretion protein, producing MSDVLHDEATTPPGKRRLGPILLVVLLVAVALGLWLAWRSPADQIQGMADADTLNVSAKITARVAELKVREGDRVQAGQVLFLLDSPEVAAKEQQAHGALAAAQAVADKAAEGARSEDIRAAEANWKRAEAGATLADATYRRVQNLFNEGVMTRQKRDEAAAQATSSRELARAARAQYDMALTGAREQDKRAAQGQVQQAQGAVAEVNAARVEVEGRAPVAGEINKRMADPGELVPAGYPVFTLVDIDRMWVSMNLRESQMQGLKVGSKLQGSVPALGKDGEFEVYFINPAGDYATWRTTRQSSGYDVRSFEVRVRPVRRIEGFRPGMSVLFAWPQH
- a CDS encoding TolC family protein, whose protein sequence is MHRALGAAGLALLASLPLAAAAQTSAPPALEWEQARQRLEQVSDALAAADAGVRNKEDLHEATRLLRLPEITGEVRRLQFQKTLTLPLGSLAPVAEAFGIDSPLSFTERDWRTRPVVTAVLPLYTGGLIPAAQRAAGAASEQASAEREAQRQSLTVQLAQAYFGQRLAEQAVVVRRDVRDGLNRHLSDAEKLEREGFATRAQRLQATVARDKAEREYQKTLNDLATLKAALATLLRSGGDVQPLSPLFVQRAPLEPVATFERTAQARQPQIARLRAIVAQAEQGVRVQQAKLKPTVFLFGQYDFRRRDEMLTDPDWAFGIGLKYTFLSPNSRPAQISAARAQQEQAEAGLREAENQVALGVRKAWNELETARQQFVLLDSSIVQADENLRLQELAFREGQATSLDVIDARLGLGGARVERAQAAYQYDIALAQLLEVSGQMDRFEDHRRRADEVIDHE
- a CDS encoding LysR family transcriptional regulator ArgP, whose protein sequence is MDLVHPQLSAFTAVLEEGSFEAAARRLSISPSALSQRIKALEDRLGQVLVVRQAPCRPTAAGEVLLRRVRPMQALQAEALAELLPERGSDATRTPIPLAVNDDSLDTWFVAAIAELHQRHGYLFDLRMDDQDHTLELLRTGSVLGAVTAERRPLKGCNVHSLGAMRYRAIASPAFARRHFSAGMQAEALASAPMIVFNRKDELQWRFLRRLTRARMQPPVHYLPSSTGFVDAAARGLGWCLAPEALVTPAAEAGQIVVLEPRRWLDVPLFWQHAAVRSSTLQHITHALRTAAGNTLR
- a CDS encoding LysE/ArgO family amino acid transporter, encoding MWIAAALAGLFSGAGLIIAIGAQNAFVLRQGLQRRYVGMVVLACMGADIALILAGVGGMGALVLQWPLLLQVLRFGGAAFLLCYGLQAGLRAWRGGSALAAADASGGSRRQVLLACLAFTLLNPHVYLDTMVLLGSLSTRYPGDLRWVFAAGACVASVLWFCGLGFGARLLQPVFRNAAAWRLLDAGVAAFMLCLALLLLLRPL